Genomic window (Neoarius graeffei isolate fNeoGra1 chromosome 13, fNeoGra1.pri, whole genome shotgun sequence):
CTGAATGcaagtgtggggttttttttgtttgtttgtttgtttaaaaccacTGGTGTGGATTTGTTTCTCAAACTGAAGTATATGAGACCCAGAGAACATCCCAGACTAGCTGTTGGTGCTGAAGTTCATGAAGGAGATACTGCGCTTTTTATCCTGGATTCAGTATGTTTCAGTTTGTGGATCTACATACTTAATGTTTGATGCTAAAAATAAACACGAGTGCAGTATCAAGACTATATTCTGTGATAGTTTGGGGTTCTCTAAAGCCATGAAATGCAGTATGAAGTTCATATGGTGTCCAGCTGATGACTGGGACATAATTCTGTTACATTTTTCCAGAAACGTTTTCTTTGATTCCTGAATCCTGTTGCAGCTCGGACCTTCAACAGTTCATATCAACTTTATGAATGTCCTGTAAACAGTGACGTGAAGGAacctgttgcagtgtgtgtgtgattaaatCCTCCTGAGACAGTGCTGAGCATTCCCTGAGCTCATATTGGCCTCATTTCCACTGTAGGGTTGAATGGTTCTGTGGCTGGAGAGCAGGAACGTTACTAAAGCACTAATAATGTTGCATTCCACTGAATCTGTAGTTGCGtgaattcagtgttttttgttttgtttttttttaaaagtgtttAATCAAATCCTTTGTTACATTTTTAATGTTGTGGGACACCTCTGAAACAGGTCAGTTCTTGCTTgttgtagcagctataaacagatgTTCTCTCATTAACCCTGGGCTCGACATTTAagggtagtccgactgtccaggACCACTAAATGTTTGGTCAGATCTGTATCTGCCTGTCTGATGGaacaagttgaatatttgttggaaaaaaaaaattaccatttTTGTAGTAGTAATTCAAGAGTTGCATCAATAAAATTTCAAAACTAGTTCAATTCCCTCAgtgatctttttttttgtttgttttgtttgtttgtttacgaaATTCTGAGGAAGCCGGGTACAGCAGCCgtgtgtaattattattattttttttaaataaaacaaaaggAAACCATTTCATTGAAATTGGGGAAAtgctcaaatacctcaataaaaatatctgtggtgacttcatttcattcagacatttaattgtatttttcttttgtatggttcacattaaccatcacaaatatcATAAAATATTTCAGGCGAAGTTTGCGACCGTGCCAAACTCACTCAGTTTGTCTTCATTCACAGCATGATTTGTCTCCTTTCGTCACATCCGACTCGTTTTCTTTAAATTAAATTATACTTccagttttactggattaatcaggatttaattttatttcctccagaagtttTGAATTTGGGTGgctctaactcttaaaactgcaggtcAGGTAATGGGTTGGCACGCTCGTACACACCCACACCccataatggggctttggatagttTCTGTTTATTGTTGCAGGTAAAGTGAGTCTTATTGAAAAACTGTCATTAAAGCATAATAATGATTCATATccctttcattgaactagtaaatgCGTAGGAATAAAAATGTTATGGTCAAGACAAGTGAAAACTCGCTGCTTGTCTGAGTGGATTAAAGAATTAATGTCGAGCTCTGGAAATGTTAAATACTAATCTCTTAAACATGTCAGGTACCCATGATTATTAAAATTCTTTTATCCAAAGTAtccgctgttgctatagaaacagtaaTGTATTACTTGTAGAATGAgcacgttaatataaacctgtgattttaatTGACGACACCTGAGCCAATCAGAACCCAGGAGACACCGTGTCTGAGCCTACAGTGGGAAAGAAGCTTTGTTGctgcgaatgaatgaatgaaatctaACAGGgtgaattaatgaattaattaaaacGCTTGATCACTTCTTCACTCGGCGTTTGGAAGAACGTGTACAGCATGTTGTGAAGTgttgatatgaatgtcatgtttGTTCTGATTGTAGCCCAGTGGAAACATATTTCAAAAGAAAGCACAATGGGTGATGAATGTCTGACTGCTAAAGCTGCCATTTTATTTCCAGTTTGATTGCCCCAGTATCAGAGTCCTCGATGTTTCAGTTTGAGACAGTCGAGTGGAGGCCGAGGCCGTGGCCGTGTTCGTTGTGGCTAAGATGACTGACTCCCTGACCGCTTTGGCCTTGGCCTTCACCTTACAATGTGTGTGTGACCTTTGCCCCTTGATGCTTTGGCTGACCTAACCGGAAGCCAAGATGACAGCAGCCTTTTGCCAATAGACCAGGGGTGATGGTGAGGAACGCTAGTTATTATGTTGTCGATttggaaaggaaaaagaaaaacctCTAGCCAAAGATGTAAATAATAAAACTCAAACCAAATGTGTGAACTTTGGAGGTTCTGATTCAGGCTTAGTGATCAAAAGGAAAAACATGTCTTAATCGGAGAAATCTCTGTaacctgaatgttatttttctctAAGTTATGAAGCACGATAAAGCTGACATGGTTTTCCTGCAGACATTATGACCGTGTATGTGTGTATTTGTTTATATAGCAGTGCTTTATATCCCTGTTCCTAATAGAGGGAGGCAGCAGAAAGGCCTGAGTGTGTGAACAGGTTTGCGATTTTAAAAAATGGCGATTGCTGCTAGTGTATTAGACTCTGGAGTAAACGTGAAGGAGAGAATCAGCGCTCTGACGGCGGCTTCTCTTTCTCCTGTCTGTCTGAAGGTGGCTACAGCAGCAGGAGTCGATCAGGCCGGGATAAATACGGCCCTCCGGTCCGCACCGAGTACCGGCTCATCGTGGAGAACCTCTCGAGCCGCTGCAGCTGGCAGGACCTTAAGGTGAGGACGAGAACCTCAGGGTGCTGGAGGTCACCTACAGCTTCACAGGACGCTCCATAAACGCAAGTTATTAAACATTCAACAGGACGGATGATGAAAACCGGGATGTTTGGGAAGTTATTTTAAAATGTAGTTTACAAgtgcaacagtttttttttttttttttttctgaaaaatacaagcaaccgagagagagagagagcgagagagagaggaacatGATTAAAGTTATACTTGTAATGAATTTAACTGGCTGAGAAATCCCATTTGGAAATCTGACGTCTGGACTGGACGTCGGTCGTTTTAGACACTGTGTCTTAGAGTGCTGTGTGTGATGGGCGTGAGAGCTctccagtttttggaggaattccaGTTTCTATGCATCTACAAGGGTCATTTTATGATATCAGTGTAAATTCAAGAGTTTTAGGTCAGGGGTTGATCTTGTTTCTGagggtttacagtggtgcttgaaagtttgtgaaccctttagaatgttctatatttctgcataaatatgacctaaaacatcatcagattttcacacaagtcctaaaagtagataaagagaacccagttaaacaaatgagacaaaaatatgatacttggtcatttatttattgaggaaaatgatccaatattacatatctgtgagtggcaaaagtatgtgaacctctaggattagcagttaatttgaaggtgaaattagagtcaggtgttttcaatcaatgggatgacaatcaggtgtgagtggacaccgttttatttaaagaacagggatctatcaaagtctgatcttcacaacacgtttgtggaagtgtatcatggcacgaacaaaggagatttctgaggacctcagaaagtgttgttgatgctcatcaggctggaaaaggttacaaaaccatctctaaagagtttggactccaccaatccacagtcagacagattgtgtacaaatggaggaaattcaagaccactgttaccctccccaggagtggtcgaccaacaaagatcactccaagagcaaggcgtgtaatagtcggcgaggtcacaaaggaccccagggtaacttctaagcaactgaaggcctctctcacattggctaatgttcatgagtccaccatcaggagaacactgaacaacaatggtgtgcatggcagggttggaaggagaaagccactgctctccaaaaagaacattgctgctcgtctgcagtttgctaaagatcatgtggacaagccagaaggctattggacaaatgttttgtggacggatgagaccaaaatagaactttttggtttaaatgagaagcgttatctttggagaaaggtaaacactgcattcaagcataagaaccttatcccatctgtgaaacatggtggtggtagtatcatggtttgggcctgttttgctgcatctgggccaggacggcttgccatcgttgatggaacaatgaattctgaattataccagcgaattctaaaggaaaatgtcaggacatctgtccatgaactgaatctcaagagaaggtgggtcatgcagcaagacaacgaccctaagcacacaagtcgttctaccaaagaatggttaaagaagaataaagtgaatgttttggaatggccaagtcaaagtcctgaccttaatccaatggaaatgttgtggaaggacctgaagcgagcagttcatgtgaggaaacccaccaacatcccagagttgaagctgttctgtacgaaggaacgggctaaaattcctccaagccggtgtgcaggactgatcaacagttaccgcaaacgtttagttgcagttattgctgcacaagggggtcacaccagatactgaaagcaaaggttcacatacttttgccactcacagatatgtaatattggatcattttcttcaataaataaatgagcaagtataatatttctgtctcatttgtttaactgggttctctttatctacttttaggacttgtgtgaaaatctgatgttttaggtcatatatgcagaaatatagaaaattccaaagggttcacaaactttcaagcaccactgtacaacgtGTGTGGCTTTTGGTACTGGCCGCTTCGTTCCTGCTTCTCGGCTCAGTGTCAACGCTGCTGATTGGTTGGTTGGGGATAATTTTGACGAATCGTGGATTGTGACGGATCATCGATGCTTGCTTGTGATATTGCAGCAATTAGAGTTGGAttcttccatttaaaaaaaataaatttaggtgGTCGTGGAGAGAAGAATAAATGGTGCTGGAATTACCAGGTGACCAGGACGAGGAAGTGATCTGACCCTAACTGGGAGAGTTTATTAAAGATATCTGTCAGCTGGGTAAAGCCATCTCTGAACTTTACACATCCCGTTAACTCCAGAGCATGAGGCCGGTTAAGTATAAACGTGTGGGTGATTTTAGTCTGTGTGGGAATGATGTGCTGGATCTAGGCCTGCTTCTGTCTTGATGTGAATCCAGCCAGATCTGGGCATAAACCTCCAGTACTGCCAGCTTCCCAGAGTCAACTCACGTGTTCTACAGAATTGTACATATAggttcaaaaatatacatacgctCACTCGGATTATTAATTCAGTAGCACTGAACGCTCCAAAATGTCTtagcttgccaaggcctcttaactacttgttaagctgggcatacactgcgatttttggcccgattttgacacgattttcacttgtgcgactattttggagatcgggccaaattttggctcaatcgtgcgtctcagatcgtgtagtatacatggggtaacgacaagcggttaacacctcacgacctcctcccgatcgatcggatgaaaatcaaacctgtttgaaatcctgagcatcggatcATGTAGTGTGAGAAcaagaatcgtaagctgcgtgctgtttacccctacgATTCActtgtacagtgtgagcagcagctgaataccacgatttaaaaaaaatcgcagtgtatgcccagctttagtgatcgtaacagggttttttttttttaattttatatttGTTACTGGATAAAACATTTGAAATGTAAAGACTGTGATGTTAGATGTGGGTTATCCTGAAGGATTCAGCTGTATGTCTTTGTGGAAAGTACTCTGGTCTATCGGACTCTGCACACAGCAAGTGTTAACAGTTAAATACTTCAGAATTCACTTCTGCTAAACACAGCTACATTCTGTGCAGATTGTTCAAACTATTAATTTATCATACTGAATAGGTTTGCCTTACATGAAGATGTATTGTTAAagtttgtgtgtatgtatatatatatatatatattaattacacATTAcacacaggctttcgtctaaacgggggaacgcggcgctgcgccctcttactctcgacgtgcgcccccttaccgactccgtgaaaacatcccagcaacaccacatgacaatgtgtctgatcatcaaatacgttataattactccaaaaatattccaatcatagtagatacaccaccagacggtgcaaaaacaatccgaattggcgttttccagactgaggtgccatgttgtttacttgtcgcggctactctcgcgagatttgacatgggttacatacaaggtcagttgacgtgtagagcgagatttctcgagactgaatgacctttcacccaccggcacgggagcttttgacagaagtagttcgcgagttgtttttgttgacacttgggcatttaaagatgtcatcccgcggcacgaaacggaagaaagccaaagactgtccggggcagaagacgattacttctttctttttcagtgttgacagacaatttgttacaatttccctctcagatagcctcagaatgtcccattgaagcatttttcaaaggctttgcacggcggggggggacaaccggcaccatctccctcactccctcgccatggtgagcgccctcatactaaatttttctagaaaaaaccctgagatagatagataggtgtgtgtgtgtgtgtgtgtgtgttatcctcTTGAGTAATGACTTAAATTTACAAACACTTTCTTTGGTCTTACTGAACCTGGATCAGTTTTGGGTATAAAAATGCCAGGAGATTTCACACCTGCATGCTGCAACTGTAAAATGTTTGGCTTCTCCTCCTTGAAACCCCTGCTAGGGTGTTGACCTTAGACCCCACTGGGGCCCTGAGTGGCTCCCGAGGCCCCGACATTCATTCTCAGACATTCGTTGCTCACTTTCATTtcagggtggttttttttttttttttctttttagtcaGTCTTATCCCTGATATCAGATCCTATCCTGGGGGTGGAGCTTCATGAAAACTGCCAGGAAAGGGGGCGGGCTTAAGgagtttttatattttaaaaatccTCATTCAAATACCAAAAATCCACCAACTTCGCAGTTTTGAGATTTTACTCTTGAACTaatcttatccaaatgcaccttttTAAGAATTTATTCTTATAATACAGATACACCGCTGTTTGTTTCTTCATTTATAACCAAAATATTTAACGTTTCTTTTAGTTTGAGGTTCGGTTGCGGACTGATTGCTGATAAACCAGATCAAGCCTCTAACGTGTGTGAGACAGTAACGCTGAGCTGGGATGAATACATTGTGTTCTGGGTTTAGTTAAACTCTGTTTATCCGTACTGGGTTTAGTATTTATTTGTGTTAAGTGAATGTATGTTGTCCTACAGGACTTCATGCGGCAGGCGGGTGAGGTGACGTACGCCGATGCCCACAAGGAGCGCGCCAACGAGGGAGTGATTGAGTTCCGCTCTCACTCGGACATGCGCAGGGCTTTGGAGAAACTGGATGGAACCGACATCAACGGCAGAAAGATCCGGCTGATCGAGGACAAACCCCGCCGCCGCCGCTCGTACTCCGGGAGTCGCTCCAGGTGAGTGTGTGAACGCAGTGCCGTTTTCATTTAATGTTCAGGGTAAACAAAAACGACTGGACAGACTGgtataggaggaggaggagacttGATGGGTGAGGTATCTGTTCTACATAAATTTACTGTAGATGGTAGGCGGAGTCTGGGGGGGGTTGGTTTTGTATTTGAGACGACTAGCTGGAAATGTTTAAATAATGCTTGATGTGTCCAATGCCGGATGGATGAGAtgaatgttttttgtgtgttgggATGGAGGATTCGTCCTGCTCACAACACACCCATGGATCTGCTCGCTGCCATATGAACGTCCCTCGTTTGTGTGTGCAGGTCTCGCAGCCGCCGGCATTCCCGCAGCAGGAGCCACCGGAGCAGCCGATCCCGAAGCAACTCCAGGTCTCGCTCAAGGTGTCATTTTCTCACTCCGGATTTCTCTTTAATCACTCATTCATCACTCTAACACTCGTTTCTCCCTCCAGGTCTCATTCCCGCCGGCGCCGCTCGCGCTCCAGATCCCATCACAAGTCCCGTTCCAGGTCGGCTCGCAAGTCCCACTCCAAATCTCCTTCCAGCAAATCTCGCAAATCTCGCTCTCGCACGCAGAAATCCCATAGCAGGTCCCGCTCTCGCTCCGGCGACCGCCAGTCGCGCTCCAAAAGCACTTCTAAAGTGAAGTCGGAGCACAGCTCTCGCGGCCGATCGAAAGAGAAATCCACAAGTAAGAAATCGCGCAGCCGCTCTGCATCACCCGCGGAGAACGGGAACGAGGAGCGAGTCAAATCCACCTCGCGCTCGCCATCTCCCCCGGTCGAGAAGAGCGGCTCAAAATCTCCGGAGCCGCGCTCACGCTCTCACTCACGCTCGAAATCTGGCTCGCGCTCTAAATCCAGATCCCGGTCCAGATCCGCCTCACAGGACTAACCCGCGTGTGTTGGAGTGAATTTCTGAACCGCACATCGTGATTCGGCTCTTTAATTGATTCCCAGTGGGTAGAGTAGATGTTCTCTACATGGCATGAAGCAGAAACGAGTGGAATTATGGATCATTATCATCAGTTCCTCTGTAAATGAGCATAGAATTATTATTGAATGACCTTTCCATGAGCTTGGATCGCTCGACGTGTCCCATATTCCCGAGTCGGTTCAGGAGGAGAAAGCGAGCAATGACGAGTGTTTGTGATGTTCGTCTCTTCAACTCGTAATCCGTTTGAGCATCTGCTGTTCATTTAGAACTTTTTAAAGTCATTTCAGTCCATTTTTATTGTACCTTTTATTAAAAGTCCTCACTGATGCTCTTCCTCCAGTGTGTGTAGTTTCTAACTCCATCTTCTGTCTATGGATGTGTGTGTCAGTTTCACTTTTCCCTCCTGCTAGAGTGAAGATCCATCTGATCTTCAGTTAATCACTCGGTGGAAAATAAGCTGTTTCCTCATCAAGAAAAGTTCTAAGTAGAGCCTGCTGAGGGCTAAAAACCCTGTCTGAAGAACTCTTGAGGAACCTTTGCCAGGATGCACATTCCTCATTATTCTAACTACACTTGGAGTCAAAAAAACCAAAGGTTAAAACTGGAACTCTGGAGGTTTCACAGAACCATTAAAGACTAACCCATTTAGCTTTGTGTTGAAGGGTTCTACATAATCAACTGAAGAACCTTttgaggaacttttttttttttaattggtactGAGTAATCTGAGTTTAAGGGTTTTGTTATCCGAAAGGTTTCTTGGTAGAACCTGTTTTTCGGGTACCAGCTAACCCTAGTTATTCAATTATTTCCCTCGACGGTCCCTAGAACCTGCCAGATGTTTAAAGTTTAGCTAAAACTGCCTTTATCCACTCTTAAAGGCTTTTGGCTTCCAAAACACCTGCAGCCCTTTTCTTTCTGTTAGGCAAAGAACCCTTTTATAAGCGCACAGAACCCTAAAGGTTCTTGATGTCTGTGTGGGAGAATATTTGTAGGTGCTTTATAGGGCGGTTCTCTTACACATGGTTATTGAGTAGGACGTCTTGTCATTTGATAATCCTTTTATTTTggggtggggattttttttttttaaataaataaaatctcctGAGCCCCTGTCAGGAGTTTCAGTACTTTTTAACGGGATTATTAAGGAGTGTTTTGCTTTCAAAACAAGGTTCTACTTGTC
Coding sequences:
- the srsf6a gene encoding serine and arginine rich splicing factor 6a isoform X1, with the translated sequence MPRVYIGRLSYHVREKDIQRFFSGYGKLLEVDLKNGYGFVEFEDTRDADDAVYELNGKELCGERVMVEHARGPRRDRDGYGGGGGGGGGGGYYGGGRSGYSSRSRSGRDKYGPPVRTEYRLIVENLSSRCSWQDLKDFMRQAGEVTYADAHKERANEGVIEFRSHSDMRRALEKLDGTDINGRKIRLIEDKPRRRRSYSGSRSRSRSRRHSRSRSHRSSRSRSNSRSRSRSHSRRRRSRSRSHHKSRSRSARKSHSKSPSSKSRKSRSRTQKSHSRSRSRSGDRQSRSKSTSKVKSEHSSRGRSKEKSTSKKSRSRSASPAENGNEERVKSTSRSPSPPVEKSGSKSPEPRSRSHSRSKSGSRSKSRSRSRSASQD
- the srsf6a gene encoding serine and arginine rich splicing factor 6a isoform X2 encodes the protein MPRVYIGRLSYHVREKDIQRFFSGYGKLLEVDLKNGYGFVEFEDTRDADDAVYELNGKELCGERVMVEHARGPRRDRDGYGGGGGGGGGGGYYGGGRSGYSSRSRSGRDKYGPPVRTEYRLIVENLSSRCSWQDLKDFMRQAGEVTYADAHKERANEGVIEFRSHSDMRRALEKLDGTDINGRKIRLIEDKPRRRRSYSGSRSRSRSRRHSRSRSHRSSRSRSNSRSHSRRRRSRSRSHHKSRSRSARKSHSKSPSSKSRKSRSRTQKSHSRSRSRSGDRQSRSKSTSKVKSEHSSRGRSKEKSTSKKSRSRSASPAENGNEERVKSTSRSPSPPVEKSGSKSPEPRSRSHSRSKSGSRSKSRSRSRSASQD